From the genome of Streptomyces sp. NBC_01116, one region includes:
- a CDS encoding ADP-ribosylglycohydrolase family protein: MTITTPPLTKQAATGVLTGLALGDALGFPTEFNDVPAILAKFGPWRQLPLLTPAVVSDDTQMTIALGRGIRTAMDSGLLTPERMVDPVTREFVAWYHAPDNNRAPGNTCLTACRLLEHTRIWQEASQTHSKGCGANMRVAPVGLVPGLSEEQRAGAAQLQAALTHGHPTALTASDLLARAVFLLAQGAEPLGLIGQLRSYAYENRGRYHTRWLGDLWRHAGDTTPQAYIQRGWDECLTALGSVQDALRDPSPETDPCERTGDGWIAEEALATALHCFLLFPEEPVTALRRAACTRGDSDSIACLTGALAGAHLGAAAWPKDWSERIEYRSDLLSLAALWDA; this comes from the coding sequence ATGACCATCACCACCCCGCCCCTCACCAAGCAGGCCGCCACCGGTGTGCTGACCGGGCTCGCGCTCGGCGACGCGCTGGGCTTCCCCACCGAGTTCAACGACGTGCCCGCCATCCTCGCCAAGTTCGGCCCCTGGCGGCAGCTTCCCCTCCTGACGCCGGCCGTCGTCTCCGACGACACCCAGATGACGATCGCTCTGGGCCGGGGCATCCGTACCGCCATGGACAGCGGACTGCTCACCCCCGAACGGATGGTGGACCCGGTCACCAGGGAGTTCGTCGCCTGGTACCACGCGCCGGACAACAACCGCGCCCCGGGCAACACCTGCCTCACCGCCTGCCGTCTGCTCGAACACACCCGGATCTGGCAGGAGGCCAGCCAGACGCACTCCAAGGGCTGCGGCGCCAACATGCGGGTCGCCCCCGTCGGCCTGGTCCCCGGTCTCAGCGAGGAACAGCGCGCCGGGGCCGCCCAGCTCCAGGCCGCCCTCACCCACGGCCACCCCACCGCGCTCACCGCCTCCGACCTGCTGGCCCGCGCGGTGTTCCTGCTCGCCCAGGGCGCCGAGCCCCTCGGCCTGATCGGGCAGCTGCGCAGCTATGCCTACGAGAACCGGGGCCGCTACCACACCCGCTGGCTCGGCGACCTCTGGCGCCACGCGGGCGACACCACCCCGCAGGCGTACATCCAGCGCGGCTGGGACGAGTGCCTGACCGCGCTGGGAAGCGTCCAGGACGCACTGCGCGACCCGTCACCGGAGACCGACCCCTGCGAGCGGACCGGGGACGGCTGGATCGCCGAGGAGGCCCTCGCCACCGCGCTGCACTGCTTCCTGCTGTTCCCCGAGGAGCCCGTCACCGCCCTGCGCCGGGCCGCCTGCACCCGGGGCGACTCCGACTCGATCGCCTGCCTGACCGGAGCGCTCGCCGGGGCGCACCTGGGTGCGGCGGCCTGGCCCAAGGACTGGTCGGAGCGCATCGAGTACCGCAGCGATCTGCTCTCCCTCGCCGCGCTCTGGGACGCCTGA
- a CDS encoding DNA polymerase beta superfamily protein, with product MINAADEALVRDHTVYACVMGSRAFGLATQDSDTDRRGVFLAPTPLFWRFEKPPAHVEGPAPEQFSWELERFCELALRANPNVLECLHSPLVESLDDTGRELLALRGAFLSRLAHGTFVRYALGQRRKLEADVRVHGAPRWKHAMHLLRLLASSRDLLRTGELRIDVGEAREELLAVRRGEVSWPEVERRMNRLAEENDEAAARSPLPPEPDRAAVEDLLVRARQASAGRSPGHCALTPYGDRPTRP from the coding sequence ATGATCAACGCCGCCGACGAGGCACTCGTACGCGACCACACGGTCTACGCCTGCGTGATGGGCTCGCGCGCGTTCGGGCTGGCCACACAGGACAGCGACACCGACCGGCGCGGTGTGTTCCTCGCGCCCACCCCGCTGTTCTGGCGCTTCGAGAAGCCGCCGGCGCATGTGGAGGGCCCCGCGCCGGAGCAGTTCTCCTGGGAGCTGGAGCGCTTCTGCGAGCTGGCGCTGCGGGCCAACCCGAACGTGCTGGAGTGCCTGCACTCCCCGCTGGTGGAGTCCTTGGACGACACGGGCCGGGAGCTGCTGGCGCTGCGCGGGGCGTTCCTGTCGCGGCTCGCGCACGGCACGTTCGTCCGCTACGCGCTGGGCCAGCGGAGGAAGCTGGAGGCCGACGTACGGGTCCATGGCGCGCCGCGCTGGAAGCACGCGATGCACCTGCTGCGGCTGCTGGCGAGCAGCCGTGATCTGCTGCGTACGGGCGAGCTGCGCATCGATGTCGGCGAGGCCCGCGAGGAGCTGCTGGCGGTGCGGCGGGGCGAGGTGTCCTGGCCGGAGGTGGAGCGCCGGATGAACCGCCTCGCCGAGGAGAACGACGAGGCGGCGGCCCGCTCCCCGCTGCCGCCGGAACCCGACCGGGCGGCCGTGGAGGACCTCCTCGTCCGGGCCCGGCAGGCCTCGGCCGGGCGCTCTCCGGGCCACTGCGCGCTCACACCGTACGGGGACCGCCCGACGCGGCCGTGA
- a CDS encoding NUDIX domain-containing protein — protein sequence MSTPAPEGYDPHAFAPFAVTVDLAVFTVREARLHVLLVERGQEPFRGRWALPGGFLLPRESAEDAARRELAEETGLGHGTVGALHLEQLRTYTAPDRDPRMRVVSVAYAALLPDLPEPRGGGDAASARWWDTGSTGPLAFDHDRILADAHDRIGAKLEYSCLATAFCPAEFTLGELRQVYETVWGVELDRPNFRRKVLNAPGFVRAVEGPPRRTGGRGKPAALYRAGDATALHPPLLRPPRPDAPADPSYSAPEGRDR from the coding sequence ATGAGCACCCCCGCCCCCGAGGGCTACGACCCGCACGCCTTCGCCCCGTTCGCCGTCACCGTCGACCTCGCGGTCTTCACCGTCCGCGAGGCCCGGCTGCACGTGCTGCTCGTCGAACGCGGCCAGGAGCCCTTCCGGGGCCGGTGGGCGCTGCCCGGCGGCTTCCTGCTGCCCCGCGAGTCCGCCGAGGACGCCGCCCGCCGCGAACTCGCCGAGGAGACCGGTCTCGGCCACGGCACCGTCGGCGCCCTCCACCTCGAACAGCTGCGCACCTACACCGCCCCCGACCGCGACCCGAGGATGCGGGTCGTCTCCGTGGCGTACGCGGCACTCCTGCCGGACCTGCCCGAACCTCGCGGCGGCGGCGACGCGGCGAGCGCCCGGTGGTGGGACACGGGCTCCACCGGACCGCTGGCCTTCGACCACGACCGGATCCTCGCCGACGCCCACGACCGGATCGGCGCCAAGCTCGAATACAGCTGCCTGGCCACCGCGTTCTGCCCCGCCGAGTTCACCCTCGGCGAGCTCCGGCAGGTCTACGAGACCGTCTGGGGCGTCGAGCTCGACCGCCCGAACTTCCGGCGCAAGGTCCTCAACGCACCCGGCTTCGTCCGGGCCGTCGAGGGCCCGCCGCGCCGCACCGGCGGCCGGGGCAAACCGGCCGCCCTCTACCGGGCGGGCGACGCCACCGCCCTGCACCCGCCGCTCCTGCGCCCGCCACGACCGGACGCCCCCGCAGACCCGTCGTACTCCGCACCGGAAGGACGAGACAGATGA
- a CDS encoding Rieske (2Fe-2S) protein, with amino-acid sequence MNARRRTVLAAGAAGAAALATGCGSSGGDGGGDASSTPTASDGASDGASPGASGGAELARTADIPVGGGTVFPERKVVVTQPEEGEFKAFSAVCTHASCLVSTVSDGTIDCPCHGSKYSITDAAVEAGPATRPLPAERITVSGGVIRLG; translated from the coding sequence ATGAACGCACGGCGAAGGACGGTGCTGGCCGCGGGCGCGGCGGGCGCCGCCGCCCTGGCCACCGGCTGCGGATCGTCCGGCGGGGACGGCGGCGGCGACGCGAGCTCCACGCCGACGGCGTCGGACGGCGCCTCGGACGGGGCGTCGCCGGGTGCTTCGGGCGGAGCGGAGCTGGCCAGGACCGCGGACATCCCGGTCGGCGGCGGCACGGTCTTCCCGGAGCGAAAGGTGGTGGTGACCCAGCCGGAGGAGGGCGAGTTCAAGGCGTTCTCCGCCGTCTGCACCCATGCGAGCTGCCTCGTCTCGACGGTGAGCGACGGCACGATCGACTGCCCCTGCCACGGCAGCAAGTACAGCATCACGGACGCGGCGGTCGAGGCCGGTCCGGCGACCCGGCCGCTGCCCGCCGAGCGGATCACCGTCTCGGGGGGCGTGATCCGGCTGGGCTGA
- the aroH gene encoding chorismate mutase, with the protein MAVRAVRGAVQLDQDEAGHMGRRVGELLTAVLERNELVADDLISIWFTATPDLHSDFPAAAARGLGIVDVPLICAQELDIDGAMPRVVRILVHVETYLPRAEISHVYLGATAALRKDIAQ; encoded by the coding sequence GTGGCGGTACGAGCGGTCCGGGGCGCCGTCCAGCTGGACCAGGACGAGGCCGGGCACATGGGCCGGCGGGTCGGTGAGCTGCTGACGGCCGTACTGGAGCGCAACGAGCTCGTCGCCGACGACCTGATCAGCATCTGGTTCACCGCCACCCCCGACCTGCACAGCGATTTCCCGGCCGCCGCCGCGCGCGGCCTCGGGATCGTCGACGTCCCCCTGATCTGCGCCCAGGAGCTGGACATCGACGGGGCCATGCCCCGGGTCGTCCGTATCCTCGTGCATGTCGAGACCTACCTCCCGCGCGCCGAGATCAGCCACGTCTACCTCGGCGCCACCGCCGCCCTGCGCAAGGACATCGCCCAGTGA
- a CDS encoding AAA family ATPase, with translation MKRYGHGLVLGKFYPPHAGHHHLVETARDRCERLTVLVCAASVESVPLADRVAWMREVHPDVTVVGAVDDTHMDVADPAVWDAHMAVFTAAVPERVDAVFTSEAYGEELGRRFGAASVLVDRGRTLFPVSGTAVRRSPADCWDFLRPPVRAALARRVVVLGAESTGTTTLARALAAHYRARGGVWARTGYVAEYGREYSEDKLAALRRRWPGAAWEDVTFTTDDFPLIARAQNDREEAAARVGSPVLFCDTDSFATTVWHERYIGGRNPLAEEIADRTAHHLWLLTDHEGVPFEDDGLRDGEELRPWMTDRFRAELTRTGRRFIEITGPPEARLAAAVAAVDELLATGWDFAAPLPEKR, from the coding sequence GTGAAGCGCTACGGACACGGCCTGGTCCTCGGCAAGTTCTACCCGCCCCACGCCGGCCACCACCACCTCGTCGAGACCGCCCGGGACCGCTGCGAACGGCTGACCGTGCTGGTCTGCGCCGCCTCCGTGGAGTCCGTCCCGCTCGCCGACCGGGTCGCCTGGATGCGCGAGGTCCACCCGGACGTCACGGTGGTGGGCGCGGTCGACGACACGCACATGGACGTGGCCGACCCGGCCGTCTGGGACGCGCACATGGCGGTCTTCACCGCGGCCGTGCCCGAGCGGGTCGACGCCGTCTTCACCTCGGAGGCGTACGGGGAGGAGCTGGGCCGCCGCTTCGGCGCGGCCTCCGTCCTCGTCGACCGGGGCCGCACCCTCTTCCCGGTCTCCGGCACCGCCGTGCGCCGGTCCCCGGCCGACTGCTGGGACTTCCTCCGGCCGCCCGTGCGGGCCGCCCTCGCCCGCCGGGTCGTCGTCCTCGGCGCGGAGTCCACCGGCACCACCACCCTCGCGCGGGCGCTCGCCGCCCACTACCGGGCACGCGGCGGGGTGTGGGCGCGCACCGGGTACGTCGCCGAGTACGGCCGCGAGTACAGCGAGGACAAGCTCGCCGCCCTGCGCCGGCGGTGGCCCGGGGCCGCCTGGGAGGACGTCACCTTCACCACCGACGACTTCCCGCTCATCGCACGGGCCCAGAACGACCGGGAGGAGGCCGCCGCCCGCGTCGGGTCCCCGGTGCTCTTCTGCGACACGGACTCCTTCGCCACCACCGTCTGGCACGAGCGGTACATCGGCGGACGCAACCCGCTCGCCGAGGAGATCGCGGACCGGACCGCCCACCACCTGTGGCTGCTCACCGACCACGAGGGCGTCCCCTTCGAGGACGACGGACTGCGCGACGGCGAGGAGCTGCGACCCTGGATGACCGACCGCTTCCGCGCCGAACTCACCCGCACGGGAAGACGGTTCATCGAGATCACCGGCCCGCCCGAGGCGCGGCTCGCCGCCGCGGTCGCCGCCGTCGACGAACTCCTCGCCACCGGCTGGGACTTCGCCGCACCCCTCCCGGAGAAGCGATGA
- the pnuC gene encoding nicotinamide riboside transporter PnuC, translating into MSLADVLDPLRQPLVTVLDTPVSWTEVLGFGSGALCVWLVARQHLANWPIGIANNLFFILLFTQAGLYADAGLQIVFIALAAYGWWTWTHGGGPGSSVLPVRRTTRTEWTWLLAAGVVGTLGITLLLSRATDSTVPFWDAATTSLSLMATYGQCRKRLESWWLWIAADVIYIPLYAHKGLYPTSLLYAGFLALCLVGLRAWHRDLTARTRTTRPAEVAAA; encoded by the coding sequence GTGAGCCTCGCGGACGTACTCGATCCCCTGCGACAGCCCCTGGTGACGGTCCTGGACACCCCGGTCAGCTGGACCGAGGTGCTGGGCTTCGGAAGCGGGGCGCTGTGCGTCTGGCTCGTGGCCCGCCAGCACCTCGCCAACTGGCCGATCGGCATCGCCAACAACCTCTTCTTCATCCTGCTGTTCACCCAGGCCGGTCTGTACGCCGACGCCGGCCTCCAGATCGTCTTCATCGCCCTCGCCGCGTACGGCTGGTGGACCTGGACCCACGGGGGTGGACCAGGCTCCTCGGTCCTGCCGGTGCGCAGAACGACCCGCACCGAATGGACGTGGCTGCTCGCGGCGGGGGTGGTGGGGACCCTCGGGATCACCCTGCTGCTGTCCCGGGCCACCGACTCCACCGTCCCGTTCTGGGACGCGGCCACGACGTCCCTGTCGCTGATGGCGACGTACGGGCAGTGCCGGAAGCGGCTGGAGTCCTGGTGGCTGTGGATCGCCGCCGACGTGATCTACATCCCGCTGTACGCCCACAAGGGGCTGTATCCGACCTCGCTGCTGTACGCCGGGTTCCTCGCGCTCTGCCTCGTCGGCCTGCGCGCCTGGCACCGCGACCTGACCGCCCGCACCCGCACCACACGCCCCGCGGAGGTGGCCGCCGCGTGA
- a CDS encoding lysophospholipid acyltransferase family protein, with protein MSDATDAPTLRGAAVGRSIGIGLMYGLWRPRVLGAWRVPAAGPVILAVNHSHNIDGPMLMGTAPRPVHFLIKKEAFVGPLDPFLHGIGQIEVDRRVVDRTAITHALGVLEDGGVLGIFPEGTRGEGDFASLRAGLAYFAVRGGAPIVPVAVLGSTERRGRLIRGLPPLRSRVDVVFGDAFDASAGDGRRTRRALDEATLRIQAKLTDHLESAKRLTGR; from the coding sequence GTGAGCGATGCCACAGACGCGCCCACGCTGCGCGGAGCGGCCGTCGGGCGGTCCATCGGCATCGGCCTGATGTACGGGCTGTGGAGGCCCAGGGTCCTCGGCGCGTGGCGCGTGCCCGCCGCCGGACCCGTCATACTCGCGGTGAACCACTCCCACAACATCGACGGACCGATGCTGATGGGCACCGCGCCCCGACCGGTGCACTTCCTGATCAAGAAGGAGGCGTTCGTCGGCCCCCTCGACCCGTTCCTGCACGGAATCGGGCAGATCGAGGTGGACCGCCGGGTCGTCGACCGCACCGCCATCACCCACGCGCTCGGCGTGCTGGAGGACGGCGGCGTCCTCGGGATCTTCCCCGAGGGCACCCGGGGCGAGGGTGACTTCGCCTCGCTGCGGGCCGGACTCGCGTATTTCGCGGTACGGGGCGGGGCTCCGATCGTCCCCGTGGCCGTCCTGGGAAGCACCGAGCGGCGCGGACGGTTGATACGGGGGCTGCCCCCGCTGCGCAGCCGGGTCGACGTCGTCTTCGGCGACGCGTTCGACGCGAGCGCGGGCGACGGGCGGCGGACACGCAGGGCGCTGGACGAGGCGACCCTGCGGATCCAGGCGAAGCTGACCGACCACCTGGAAAGTGCCAAGCGCCTCACCGGGCGATAG
- a CDS encoding SRPBCC family protein: MSSSLVETVDIKAPVAVTWSLWSDVTQWPRFLSHVQRVDPIDERRFAWQLSLPGAEKRFVAELTEVVPEDRIAWKTTEGVHHAGVVTFHRLDDTSSRVALQIEYDPQGFIEHLGALTNLDSALANYDLGEFQKLAELTAASGGPRTV; the protein is encoded by the coding sequence GTGTCCTCCTCACTCGTCGAGACCGTCGACATCAAGGCGCCCGTCGCCGTCACCTGGTCCCTGTGGAGCGATGTCACCCAGTGGCCGAGGTTCCTGAGCCACGTCCAGCGCGTCGATCCGATCGACGAGCGGCGCTTCGCCTGGCAGCTCTCGCTGCCCGGCGCGGAGAAGCGGTTCGTCGCGGAGCTGACCGAGGTGGTCCCCGAGGACCGCATCGCCTGGAAGACCACCGAGGGGGTCCACCACGCCGGGGTGGTCACCTTCCACCGCCTCGACGACACGTCGAGCCGCGTGGCCCTGCAGATCGAGTACGACCCCCAGGGGTTCATCGAGCACCTGGGCGCGCTGACCAACCTCGACTCCGCCCTGGCCAACTACGACCTGGGCGAGTTCCAGAAGCTGGCCGAGCTCACGGCCGCGTCGGGCGGTCCCCGTACGGTGTGA
- the cmk gene encoding (d)CMP kinase yields MSTTVETARSSVIVAIDGPSGTGKSSTSKAVAAKLGLSYLDTGAQYRAITWWMLNNGIDVGDPAEIATAAAKPVIVSGTDPAAPTITVDGEDASGPIRTQEVTSKVSAVSAVPEVRTLITELQRSIAAAATGGIVVEGRDIGTTVLPDADLKIFLTASPEARAARRSGEVKGSDLAATREALVKRDAADSGRKTSPLAKADDAVEVDTTELTLQQVIECVVTLVEGKRVAA; encoded by the coding sequence GTGTCCACCACCGTGGAAACCGCTCGCTCCTCCGTGATCGTCGCCATCGACGGGCCCTCGGGCACCGGCAAGTCGAGCACGTCCAAGGCCGTCGCCGCCAAGCTCGGCCTGAGCTACCTGGATACGGGCGCGCAGTACCGGGCCATCACGTGGTGGATGCTGAACAACGGCATCGACGTCGGCGACCCGGCCGAGATCGCGACCGCCGCCGCCAAGCCGGTCATCGTCTCCGGCACCGACCCCGCCGCCCCGACGATCACCGTCGACGGCGAGGACGCCTCCGGCCCGATCCGCACCCAGGAGGTCACCTCCAAGGTCAGCGCCGTCAGCGCCGTCCCCGAGGTGCGCACGCTCATCACCGAGCTCCAGCGCTCCATCGCCGCGGCGGCGACCGGCGGCATCGTCGTCGAGGGCCGGGACATCGGCACCACCGTGCTGCCCGACGCCGACCTCAAGATCTTCCTCACCGCCTCCCCGGAGGCCCGCGCCGCCCGCCGCAGCGGCGAGGTGAAGGGCTCCGACCTGGCCGCCACCCGTGAGGCCCTCGTCAAGCGGGACGCCGCCGACTCCGGCCGCAAGACCTCGCCGCTCGCCAAGGCGGACGACGCGGTCGAGGTGGACACCACCGAGCTGACCCTCCAGCAGGTCATCGAGTGCGTCGTCACCCTCGTCGAGGGGAAGCGGGTCGCCGCGTGA
- the der gene encoding ribosome biogenesis GTPase Der — MNDQIHSDGSGHEHGALGDAEFAEFMELAAQEGFDAEEVEGALDEAGHGPLPVLAVVGRPNVGKSTLVNRIIGRREAVVQDKPGVTRDRVSYEAEWAGRRFKVVDTGGWEQDVLGLDASVAAQAEYAIETADAVVFVVDSTVGATDTDEAVVKLLRRAGKPVVLCANKVDGQSGEADASALWSLGLGEPYPVSSLHGRGTGDMLDAVLEALPDAPAQKFGTALGGPRRIALIGRPNVGKSSLLNKVAGEDRVVVNEQAGTTRDPVDELIKLGGITWKFIDTAGIRRRVHLQEGADYYASLRTAAAVEKAEVAVVLIDSSESISVQDQRIITMAVEAGRALVVAFNKWDTLDEERRYYLEREIETELAQIAWAPRVNVSALTGRHMEKLVPAIETAIEGWETRVPTGRLNAFLGEIVASHPHPIRGGKQPRILFGTQAGTKPPRFVLFASGFLEHGYRRFVERRLREEFGFEGTPIHISVRVREKRGRNK; from the coding sequence ATGAACGACCAGATTCACTCCGACGGCTCGGGCCACGAGCACGGAGCACTTGGCGATGCCGAGTTCGCGGAGTTCATGGAGCTCGCCGCGCAGGAAGGCTTCGATGCCGAGGAGGTCGAGGGCGCCCTCGACGAGGCCGGTCACGGCCCGCTTCCCGTGCTCGCCGTCGTCGGCCGCCCCAATGTCGGCAAGTCGACCCTGGTGAACCGGATCATCGGCCGCCGCGAGGCCGTCGTGCAGGACAAGCCCGGCGTCACCCGCGACCGCGTCAGCTACGAGGCCGAATGGGCCGGACGGCGCTTCAAGGTCGTCGACACCGGCGGCTGGGAGCAGGACGTGCTGGGCCTCGACGCCTCCGTCGCCGCCCAGGCCGAGTACGCCATCGAGACGGCCGACGCGGTCGTCTTCGTCGTCGACTCGACCGTCGGCGCCACCGACACCGACGAGGCCGTCGTCAAGCTGCTGCGCCGGGCCGGCAAGCCCGTCGTCCTCTGCGCCAACAAGGTCGACGGACAGAGCGGCGAGGCGGACGCCAGCGCCCTGTGGTCGCTGGGCCTCGGCGAGCCCTACCCGGTCTCCTCGCTGCACGGCCGCGGCACCGGCGACATGCTGGACGCGGTCCTGGAGGCCCTGCCCGACGCCCCGGCCCAGAAGTTCGGCACCGCCCTCGGCGGCCCCCGCCGCATCGCCCTGATCGGCCGCCCGAACGTCGGCAAGTCCTCCCTGCTGAACAAGGTCGCGGGCGAGGACCGGGTCGTCGTCAACGAGCAGGCCGGCACCACCCGCGACCCGGTCGACGAGCTGATCAAGCTCGGCGGCATCACCTGGAAGTTCATCGACACGGCCGGCATCCGCCGCCGCGTCCACCTCCAGGAGGGCGCGGACTACTACGCCTCGCTGCGTACGGCCGCCGCCGTGGAGAAGGCCGAGGTCGCCGTCGTCCTGATCGACTCCAGCGAGTCCATCAGCGTCCAGGACCAGCGGATCATCACCATGGCCGTGGAGGCCGGACGCGCCCTCGTCGTCGCCTTCAACAAGTGGGACACCCTCGACGAGGAGCGCCGCTACTACCTGGAGCGCGAGATCGAGACGGAGCTCGCGCAGATCGCCTGGGCCCCGCGCGTCAACGTCTCGGCCCTCACCGGCCGGCACATGGAGAAGCTGGTCCCGGCGATCGAGACCGCGATCGAGGGCTGGGAGACCCGTGTCCCCACCGGCCGGCTGAACGCCTTCCTCGGTGAGATCGTGGCCTCCCACCCGCACCCGATCCGCGGCGGCAAGCAGCCGCGCATCCTCTTCGGCACCCAGGCGGGCACCAAGCCCCCGCGCTTCGTGCTCTTCGCCTCCGGCTTCCTGGAGCACGGTTACCGCCGCTTCGTGGAGCGCCGCCTGCGCGAGGAGTTCGGCTTCGAGGGCACCCCGATCCACATCTCCGTCCGGGTCCGCGAGAAGCGCGGCCGCAACAAGTAG
- a CDS encoding prephenate dehydrogenase, which translates to MRTALVIGTGLVGTSAALALAGRGVHVHLVDHDPASARTAAALGAGSDEAPEGRVDLAIVAVPPAHTAAVLATAMRDGAARGYLDVASVKGGPRRELEALGLDLTPYIGTHPMAGKERSGPLAATADLFEGRPWVLTPTRDTDTEVLNLALELVALCRAVPVVMDADAHDRAVALVSHTPQLISSMVAARLEEADETAVRLCGQGIRDVTRIAASDPRMWVEILSANPGPVADVLAGVAADLAETVTALRGLHSADEEKRRAGTDAIEDVLRRGNAGRVRVPGKHGSAPAAYETVAVLIGDKPGELAAIFADAGRAGVNIEDVRIEHATGQQAGLVQIMVEPSAAPVLGAALQERGWSIRG; encoded by the coding sequence GTGAGAACCGCCCTCGTCATCGGAACCGGGCTCGTCGGCACCTCCGCCGCCCTCGCACTGGCCGGCCGCGGCGTCCACGTGCACCTCGTCGACCACGACCCCGCCTCCGCCCGCACCGCGGCCGCGCTCGGCGCCGGCAGCGACGAGGCGCCGGAAGGCCGCGTCGACCTTGCGATCGTCGCCGTGCCGCCCGCGCACACCGCCGCCGTCCTCGCCACCGCCATGCGCGACGGGGCGGCCCGCGGCTACCTGGACGTCGCCAGCGTCAAGGGCGGCCCGCGCCGCGAGCTGGAGGCGCTCGGTCTCGACCTCACCCCGTACATCGGTACGCATCCGATGGCCGGCAAGGAACGCTCCGGCCCGCTCGCCGCGACCGCCGACCTCTTCGAGGGCCGTCCCTGGGTCCTCACCCCGACCCGGGACACCGACACCGAGGTGCTCAACCTGGCGCTGGAGCTGGTCGCCCTGTGCCGGGCCGTCCCCGTCGTCATGGACGCCGACGCCCACGACCGGGCCGTGGCCCTCGTCTCGCACACCCCGCAGCTGATCTCCTCGATGGTCGCCGCCCGGCTGGAGGAGGCCGACGAGACCGCCGTACGGCTGTGCGGCCAGGGCATCCGGGACGTCACCCGGATCGCCGCGTCCGACCCCCGGATGTGGGTGGAGATCCTCTCCGCCAATCCCGGCCCGGTCGCCGACGTCCTCGCCGGGGTCGCCGCCGACCTGGCGGAGACCGTGACCGCGCTGCGCGGCCTGCACTCCGCCGACGAGGAGAAGCGGCGTGCGGGCACCGACGCCATCGAGGACGTCCTGCGCCGCGGCAACGCCGGCCGCGTCCGGGTCCCCGGCAAGCACGGCTCCGCCCCCGCCGCGTACGAGACCGTGGCCGTCCTCATCGGCGACAAGCCGGGCGAGCTGGCCGCGATCTTCGCCGACGCGGGCCGGGCCGGGGTCAACATCGAGGACGTCCGCATCGAGCACGCCACCGGCCAGCAGGCGGGCCTCGTCCAGATCATGGTCGAGCCCAGCGCCGCCCCGGTACTCGGCGCGGCCCTCCAGGAACGCGGCTGGTCGATCCGCGGCTGA